A stretch of DNA from Paenibacillus albus:
GCAGACGCTGAAAGAGACCGTCATCGGTATCTTCCACTCGCGCATTGAATATCCGGAAGACGTTAAACAAAAGGAGCGGCTAGCATGAGCTTGCAATTAGGATGGATCAACGATCAAGATAAAATCGAAATTTCCGAAGACTTTATCGGCGTGCTGGATAAGCTGCTTCAGCTCGCAGCAGAGGCTGAGGGAATCACTGAGGGTGAAGTGACGCTCACATTCGTCGACGACGAAGAAATTCACCAGCTGAACCGCGAGTATCGGAACATTGACCGGCCGACTGACGTCTTGTCGTTCTCGATGCAGGAAGAGACGGATGAAGAGCTGGAGATCATTTATGAAGTGGAAAACGAGAACGAGCAAATCCCGTTTGAAGGCATGCTTGGAGACATTATTATTTCGGCTGAACGGGCTAAACTACAAAGTGAAGAATACGGACATTCCTTGGAACGCGAGCTAGCCTTCCTGTTCGTCCACGGCTTCCTTCATCTGATCGGCTACGATCATCAGGATGAGGCGAGCGAAGCGGTCATGACAGAGAAGCAAGAAGCGGCATTGCTCCAAGTTGGCCTTACTCGCTAATGAGTAAGCTGCTCCGCAGTTTTTCCTATGCATTCGCTGGAATTGGAGCAGGCATTCGCACGCAAGCGAATATGCGCATTCATATCTGTGCTGCGATCATCGTTAATGCAGCGGGGATCTTGGTGCATTTGGAGCGATTCGAGTGGCTGGTGATCATTCTCATGCAAGCTGCCGTGATGGCGGCCGAGCTTGTGAACACCGCTGTCGAACATGTCGTTGACCTGGCTAGTCCCGAGCAGCATCCGCTTGCGAAAGCTGCCAAGGATACAGCGGCCGGTGCCGTGCTCATATTGGCGATTGCAGCCGTTATCATTGGCTTGATCGTATTTGTTCCGCACTTATGGCCTTAATGAGAAGGAGTGTCACCTGAGATACCATGAACAATCAATCGAATGAACTTTCACCAGAGTGGCAGCAGCTGCTACAGCAAGCTTTGGAGGCAATGAAGCGCGCGTACGTGCCATATTCGAACTTTCAAGTCGGTGCGGCGCTGCTTGATTCCGAAGGCGGCGTCCACATGGGCTGCAACGTTGAGAACGCAGCATACAGCCCAACGAATTGTGCCGAACGTACCGCGTTGTATCGTGCTATTGCTGATGGCCACCAGGCTCGCTCGTTTGAAGCGATTGCAGTAGTCGGCGACACTGATGCACCAATAACACCATGCGGTGTATGCAGACAGGTGCTTGTGGAGCTGTGTCCTCCTGACATGCCGGTCATTATGGGAAATGTTAATGGAGATTGGCGTGTCTCCACCGTTGCGGAGCTGCTGCCGGGTGCATTCTCGTCAGTTTCGCTAACGAAAGAAGTATAACCGCCGTATTTGGAAGGGGATAAACGGACAGCTTATGAGCTCAACAACAGGATCAGGATCTGGATCTAAGGGATCCAAACAGAAATATCACTCTGGCTTCGTAGCTATTGTCGGTAGACCGAACGTCGGTAAATCGACGCTTATTAACGAGGTCATCGGACAGAAAATAGCAATTATGTCGGACAAGCCGCAAACGACGCGCAACAAAATTCACGGTGTCTACTCGACCGATAACTCGCAAATTGTATTTCTAGATACGCCAGGTATTCACAAACCGACGTCAAAGCTCGGCGACTTCATGGTAAAGTCGGCAGTCAACACGCTTGGTGAAGTGGATGCGGCGCTGTTTCTTATTGACGTTTCTGAAGGACTCGGCGGCGGCGACCGCTTCATTATCGAAGCGCTCAAGAAAGTGAATACACCGGTATTCCTCATCATGAACAAGATCGACAAGATTGAGCCGGAAGCGCTGCTGCCACTCATCGTGCAGTATAAGAATCTGTACGACTTCGCAGAAATCATTCCGATCTCCGCGCTTAAAGGCAACAACATCGACACCTTGCTTAAGGTGCTGAGCAGCTACTTGCCGGAAGGCCCACAGTATTACCCTGCGGATCAAGTGACAGACCACCCCGAGCAATTCGTTTGTGCAGAGCTGGTCCGTGAGAAGATTCTTCACCTCACGCGTGAAGAAGTTCCGCATTCCATCGCGGTTGCGATTGAAGATATGCGCGTGCAGGAGAACGGTGTTGTCTACATCGGCGCGGTTATCTACGTCGAACGTGATTCTCAGAAAGGCATCGTTATTGGCAAGCAAGGCGCCTTGCTGAAGCAGGTCGGCAAGGAAGCACGCCGCGACATTGAAACGCTGCTGGGTTCACGTGTATTTCTTGAGCTGTGGGTGAAAGTGAAGAAGGATTGGCGCAATCAAGATCGCTTACTGAAGGACCTCGGCTACCGCAATGACTAAAATTTGTAAGGCATAGCCTTGCTCCCTTTATCGCATCCTAATTCGTGAGCAACATTCTCACGCGGAAAGGATGAATACGAATGCGAAATTTTTCGTGGAAGTATTTTGCGCTGACGGGGGATGTGGAAGCTTTTATGCTTTATAAGGAAATAGAGGAGCAGGCAGCGGGTGCTGACGCTTCCAGTAGCGAGGAAGACGGAGAGGCTGCAGTCGAGACTGACAGCGCGTTATAAGAGCTTCGCTGCAAGGCGCAGGTTGGGGGAGAGATTCATGCAATACCGCGTCGAAGGCATTGTCATCCGCAGTACGGATTACGGAGAAGGCAATAAGATCATTACGCTCTTTACAAGAACGCACGGCAAAATCGGTATTGTCGTGCGTGGTGCCAAAAAGATAAAGAGTCGTCATGGTTCCCTTGCTCAGCTGTTTACGTACGGCGAGTATTTATTTTTCCGAAATAGCGGTTTAGGTACGTTGACGCATGGTGAGATTATCGAATCTCACCATGTTTTGCGTGAGCAATTGGAATTAACCGCTTACTCTTCGTATGCGGTAGAGTTGGTAGACAGAGCGCTGCAGGAAGAGGATGCGAGTGCGTACATCTACGAACAGCTAAAAGCTTGTTTGACCGCATTCGCCGAAGGCAAGGATGTTGCGATTACGATTCAGCTCTTCGAATTGAAGATCCTCGAAGCAGCCGGCTATGCACCCGACTTTACCGCTTGCATGTCTTGCGGCAATACGGAAGGTCGAATGGCGCTCAGCGCAAGAGCGGGAGGAATTCTGTGCAGCAGATGCCGCTATAAGGATCCGGGTGCAATGGAGCTCAGCGATGGCGCGTTAAAACTGCTTAGGCTGTTCCGCCAGATGGATCTGCGCAGGCTTGGCAATATTACGGTGCGTGATGAAACGAAGAAGCAGCTCAAGCTCGTTATGCGCGCGCTCATGGACACGCATCTGGCGCTGCAGTTGAAATCGCGTTCTTTCCTCGATCAGATGGAGCGCTACGAATTGACAGAGCCGGTGCGAAGGCAGCCCAGACGTGATGCGGGCGAAGCTAACGAAGCGAATGCAAATTCAAAGTCGAATGAATCCCGCGATGCCCGCGATGATGCCCGTAAACAGGATCCCTGGGATAGCGACACGGAATAATTGACACACCATATTGGTAATGTTATGATATATTATCACTAAATAAGAACGTTGAAGGAGAAAGTAGCTGTTACAGTCGTCAGTAAAGCGAGCCGGGGATAGTGGAAGCCCGGACGGACGTATACGGTGAAGGGCACTCCGGAGTTCTTGCAGCTTTTCTTAAAAGCGGGTTGTCGGGATTACATATCCTGAGAACCAAGTAGGGTGGAACCGCGGGAGATGACAGCTCTCGTCCCTATGTCTGATTTTCCGGACATAGTGGGGCGAGGGCTTTTTTATATGCCACAACCACGTGGAATGGCCGGTAATACAAACTTAAGGAGATGAATGAAATGAATTTTCAAAACATGATTTTGACGCTGCAGCAGTTCTGGGCGGAACAAAATTGCATTCTCGTTCAGCCGTATGACACAGAGAAAGGTGCGGGCACGATGAACCCGATGACCTTCTTGCGCTCCATCGGTCCAGAGCCATGGAATGTAGCTTACGTAGAACCATCCAGACGTCCTGCTGACGGCCGTTACGGTGAGAACCCGAACCGGTTGTACCAGCATCACCAATTCCAGGTTATTCTGAAGCCGTCGCCAGACAACATTCAAGAATTGTACTTGGAAAGCTTGAAACGTCTTGGCGTTGATCCGCTTCATCACGACATTCGTTTCGTTGAAGATAACTGGGAATCACCGACACTCGGCGCATGGGGCCTTGGCTGGGAAGTTTGGCTGAACGGCATGGAGATTACGCAGTTTACGTACTTCCAACAAGTCGGCGGTATCGATGCGAACCCGGTTGCTGTTGAGATTACGTACGGTATGGAGCGCCTTGCTTCATACATTCAAGAGAAAGAAAATGTGTTCGATCTGGAATGGGTAGACGGCGTGACTTATGGCGACGTGTTCCTTCAGCCTGAATATGAGCACTCGAAGTATACATTTGAAACATCCGATTCGGCGATGCTGTTCTCGCTGTTTAATATGTATGAAGAAGAAGCGAAGAAGACGATTGAGCACAAGCTTGTTTTCCCGGCATATGACTACGTCCTGAAGTGTTCCCATACGTTTAACCTGCTCGACGCGCGCGGCGCGATCAGCGTAACGGAGCGTACAGGATACATTATGCGCGTGCGTAACTTAGCTCGTGCATGTGCAGCTACGTATTTGGAAGAACGCGAGCGTCTTGGCTTCCCGCTGCTGAAGAAAGGAGTGAACGTCAATGGCTAAAGATTTGCTGCTGGAGATCGGTCTTGAAGAGGTGCCGGCGCGTTTCGTGCGCGGTGCAATGAACCAATTGAAAGAGAAGACAGTCAAATGGCTGGATTCCGCACGAATTAGCCACGGTAATGTCGAGGCTTATGCAACACCTCGCCGTATCGCGATTCTTGTGCGTGACATGGAAGAGAAGCAAGCCGATGTAAACGAGGAAGTGAAAGGTCCTTCCCGCAAAATCGCGCTAGATGAGCAAGGCGAGTGGAGCAAAGCGGCGCTTGGTTTTGCCCGCAGTCAAGGCGTGTCTCCGGAAGACTTCTTCTTCAAGGAGCTTGCAGGCGTTGAGTACGTGTATGCCAACAAGAGCAGCATCGGTACGGTAACGAGCGATGTGCTGCCAGAAGGCCTTACTGCACTTATTACGGCAATGTCTTTCCCGAAAAACATGCGTTGGGGCGCTTATGATCTTCGTTTCGTTCGTCCTATTCGCTGGCTCGTTGCATTGTTTGGCGAAGAGATTGTTCCGCTCGACATTACTGCTGTACAAAGCGGCAGAACAACACGCGGCCATCGTTTCCTGGGCAGTGAGACCGTTGTATCGAAACCTTCTGCGTATGTAGAACGTCTGAGAGAGCAGCAAGTTATCGCGGATGCGGCAGAGCGTGAAGCGTTGATCGTAGAGCAAATCAAGTCGCTCGCAGCCGAGAAGGGCTGGCACATCGACATTAAAGAAGACTTGCTTGAGGAAGTTGTGTTCCTCGTCGAGTATCCGAACGTTCTGTTCGGTTCGTTCGACCCTGCTTTCCTGAACATTCCTCAAGAAGTGCTGATTACTTCGATGCGCGAGCATCAGCGCTACTTCCCGGTATTGGATAAGGAAGGCAAGCTGCTGCCTTACTTCGTTACGGTTCGTAATGGCGACCGCACTTCGATCGAGTCCGTTGCTAAAGGGAATGAGAAGGTGCTGCGTGCACGTCTTTCCGATGCGAAGTTCTTCTACGGGGAAGATCAGAAGCTGGCAATTAACGATGCGCTTAAGAAGCTGGAGTCGATTGTGTACCATGAAGAGCTTGGAACGGTTGCTGATAAAGTACGCCGTATCGTGAATACAGCTGGCAAGATCGCAGGCGCACTGCTGTTGGATGCCCAAACGGCAGATGATGCAGCCCGCACAGCGGCAATTTGCAAATTCGACCTAGTTACGCAGATGGTCTACGAGTTCCCTGAGCTGCAAGGTATTATGGGCGAAGATTATGCTCGTAAAGCAGGCGAGAGAGAAACAGTAGCTCGTGCAATTAATGAGCACTATCAGCCGCGTTTTGCAGGCGACCGTGCTCCGGCATCCGTTGTTGGCGCAGTTGTCAGCCTTGCAGACAAAATCGACACAATCGTTGGCTGCTTCTCGATCGGCATTATCCCTACTGGTTCGCAGGATCCTTACGCGCTGCGCCGTCAAGCTGCTGGTATCGTACAGATCGTATTGGCACATGGACTCAAGCTGCCTCTCGAGACATTGTTCGACTTGTCACTTGATGTACATGCAGCAGGTACGATGAAACGCGATCGCGCCGAGGTGCGTAAAGACTTGTACGAGTTCTTCTCGCTTCGCGTGAAGAATGTCCTTGCGGAGCAGAACGTTCGTTACGATGTCGTTGATGCGGTAATGGCAGTGGGCTTCAATGATCTGAGCCAGACCGTTAATCGTGCAGCAGCGGTTACAGCTTGCGCAGCTGGCGATCGCCGCGATGAGTTCAAAGGCATTGTGGACGCGCTGAACCGCGTTTGCAACTTGGCGTCCAAAGCGACTTCGGCGGAAGTGAATACGAAGCTGTTCGCAGAAGATGTCGAGTCAGCATTGTACAGCGCATGGGAAGCCGTGCAAGCCGACATTGCTGCGTTCGTTGCTGAAGGCCGAGCTGCGGAAGCGATTGAGAAGCTGGCTGGTCTGAAGACGCCGATCAATGCGTATTTTGACAAAGTCATGGTTATGGCTGAGGACGAAGCGGTACGCATAAACCGTCTGGCGACATTGTCCGCAATTGCAGGCAGTGTGTTGAAAGTGGCGGATTTGACGAAACTGGTTTGGTAAGCATTTTTCCCGCGAAGTGGGTTTCTTCGCGGGAAAAGATGCGTAGGCTTTTTCTCGTAGTAGCCTTTTCTTGCCAAAAAAAGAGGCCACATCCATATCTCAAGGAGGATGAATCAAATGGCAGCCGAAATGCAGCCTGATGTCATTATTTACGTCGTTTCCGACTCTGCCGGTGATACGGGTGAGCTTGTCGTCAGAGCGGCGGTTGCCCAGTTTCATCCTCTGAATGCAGATATCCGCAGAGCACCGTTCGTCCATGATGAGGCGTCGCTCATGCGGTTTATCCTGCTCGCCAAGGAGCATGGCGCGATTATTCTCTATACGCTTGTGCTTCCCGCTTTACGGGATCGAATGGTGGAGCTGGCGCTGCAGCATCAAGTGACAGCGATTGATCTTCTCGGCTCGCTCATTGCAAGTCTGGAAGAGAAGACGAATCGCAAATCAAGGCAGGAGCCAGGGCTTAATCACGTGCTTGACGAGAATTACTTCCGCAAGGTTGATGCGGTTGAATTTGCCGTTAAATACGATGATATGCGCGATACGACGGGCATTCTTAAAGCAGATATTGTGCTTGTCGGTGTATCTCGGACGTCCAAGACTCCATTATCGATGTACCTCGCTCATAAACAGTTCAAAGTCGCGAACGTACCGCTAATGCCAGAGCTTCAGCCGCCTGAAGAGCTGTTCCAGATTCCCAAAGAGAAGGTCGTCGGTCTTACGATTGACGTAAATTATTTGAACGGTATTCGTAAGGAACGTCTTAAGGCGCTTGGTCTGCCCGATAGCGCGGCTTATGCGACGACGTCACGAATCGAGCGGGAGATCGAGTATGCGGCTAAGATTACCGATCGCATCGGCTGTTTGGTGATTGACGTTTCACACCGCGCGGTTGAAGAAACGGCAAGCCTCATTTTGGAGTATATTGAATCGAACTGATCTGTGATTTGGTGCAGGATTTTTTGTTTATTTGCCGTATATAATAGTACGGTAGTTCCAATAAGATGCGGTGATGCAGCGAAAATGAAAGCAATACTAACAATCGTGGTCGATGCGGATGCATGCCCTGTCAAACGTGAGATTGTCGAAACGGCACGAAGCTTTGCCGTTCCGGTATTAATGGTCGCTTCACATGATCACCGGCTTCAGCAAGAAGAGGGCGTTGCGATCATGCAAGTTGATCGTAGTGATCAGTCCGTTGATCTGTATATTGCGAATCATATCTCGCGAGGCGATATCGTGGTCACACAGGACTTCGGGCTTGCAACGATTGTGCTAGCCAAAGGCGCGATCGCGTTGTCATCGCGCGGCCAAGAGTACGATGACAGCAATATTGATTACCTCATGGAGCGCAGGCATGAATTGGCCAAAGCTCGCCGGGGCGGAATGCGAACAAAAGGGCCGAAGGCTATGACCAACGAGGATCGCACAAGGTTTCAGCAAAAGCTGACAAAAGTTTTGCAGACCCGGAAGGAAAATGACAAGCTGTAGCGAATAGTATTACTTGTCAATTAGGATGAAGGTGAAGGTGTATGGCTTACGGGAAAATACCGGATTCTGTCATAGAAGCGGTGCTTAAGCACCACGATATTGTAGAAACGGTCGGAAAGTACGTTCACCTCTCGAAGCACGGGAAATACATGAAGGGGTTATGCCCGTTCCATTCAGAGAAATCCCCGTCTTTCACCGTAACTCCGGAGAAGGGCATCTTCTACTGCTACGGTTGCGGCAAAGGCGGCAATGCGATTAAGTTTATCGAGGAAATCGAAGAGTATTCGTTCCCCGAAGCTGTTCGCATGATGGCGGAAGAAGCGGGAATTCCGATAACGTGGTCAGGCGCTGCTGAACGTACGAATACGGAAGGCGGCGGTGACCG
This window harbors:
- the era gene encoding GTPase Era; this encodes MSSTTGSGSGSKGSKQKYHSGFVAIVGRPNVGKSTLINEVIGQKIAIMSDKPQTTRNKIHGVYSTDNSQIVFLDTPGIHKPTSKLGDFMVKSAVNTLGEVDAALFLIDVSEGLGGGDRFIIEALKKVNTPVFLIMNKIDKIEPEALLPLIVQYKNLYDFAEIIPISALKGNNIDTLLKVLSSYLPEGPQYYPADQVTDHPEQFVCAELVREKILHLTREEVPHSIAVAIEDMRVQENGVVYIGAVIYVERDSQKGIVIGKQGALLKQVGKEARRDIETLLGSRVFLELWVKVKKDWRNQDRLLKDLGYRND
- the recO gene encoding DNA repair protein RecO, encoding MQYRVEGIVIRSTDYGEGNKIITLFTRTHGKIGIVVRGAKKIKSRHGSLAQLFTYGEYLFFRNSGLGTLTHGEIIESHHVLREQLELTAYSSYAVELVDRALQEEDASAYIYEQLKACLTAFAEGKDVAITIQLFELKILEAAGYAPDFTACMSCGNTEGRMALSARAGGILCSRCRYKDPGAMELSDGALKLLRLFRQMDLRRLGNITVRDETKKQLKLVMRALMDTHLALQLKSRSFLDQMERYELTEPVRRQPRRDAGEANEANANSKSNESRDARDDARKQDPWDSDTE
- a CDS encoding YaiI/YqxD family protein, yielding MKAILTIVVDADACPVKREIVETARSFAVPVLMVASHDHRLQQEEGVAIMQVDRSDQSVDLYIANHISRGDIVVTQDFGLATIVLAKGAIALSSRGQEYDDSNIDYLMERRHELAKARRGGMRTKGPKAMTNEDRTRFQQKLTKVLQTRKENDKL
- the glyQ gene encoding glycine--tRNA ligase subunit alpha, translating into MNFQNMILTLQQFWAEQNCILVQPYDTEKGAGTMNPMTFLRSIGPEPWNVAYVEPSRRPADGRYGENPNRLYQHHQFQVILKPSPDNIQELYLESLKRLGVDPLHHDIRFVEDNWESPTLGAWGLGWEVWLNGMEITQFTYFQQVGGIDANPVAVEITYGMERLASYIQEKENVFDLEWVDGVTYGDVFLQPEYEHSKYTFETSDSAMLFSLFNMYEEEAKKTIEHKLVFPAYDYVLKCSHTFNLLDARGAISVTERTGYIMRVRNLARACAATYLEERERLGFPLLKKGVNVNG
- the cdd gene encoding cytidine deaminase, which encodes MNNQSNELSPEWQQLLQQALEAMKRAYVPYSNFQVGAALLDSEGGVHMGCNVENAAYSPTNCAERTALYRAIADGHQARSFEAIAVVGDTDAPITPCGVCRQVLVELCPPDMPVIMGNVNGDWRVSTVAELLPGAFSSVSLTKEV
- the glyS gene encoding glycine--tRNA ligase subunit beta, encoding MAKDLLLEIGLEEVPARFVRGAMNQLKEKTVKWLDSARISHGNVEAYATPRRIAILVRDMEEKQADVNEEVKGPSRKIALDEQGEWSKAALGFARSQGVSPEDFFFKELAGVEYVYANKSSIGTVTSDVLPEGLTALITAMSFPKNMRWGAYDLRFVRPIRWLVALFGEEIVPLDITAVQSGRTTRGHRFLGSETVVSKPSAYVERLREQQVIADAAEREALIVEQIKSLAAEKGWHIDIKEDLLEEVVFLVEYPNVLFGSFDPAFLNIPQEVLITSMREHQRYFPVLDKEGKLLPYFVTVRNGDRTSIESVAKGNEKVLRARLSDAKFFYGEDQKLAINDALKKLESIVYHEELGTVADKVRRIVNTAGKIAGALLLDAQTADDAARTAAICKFDLVTQMVYEFPELQGIMGEDYARKAGERETVARAINEHYQPRFAGDRAPASVVGAVVSLADKIDTIVGCFSIGIIPTGSQDPYALRRQAAGIVQIVLAHGLKLPLETLFDLSLDVHAAGTMKRDRAEVRKDLYEFFSLRVKNVLAEQNVRYDVVDAVMAVGFNDLSQTVNRAAAVTACAAGDRRDEFKGIVDALNRVCNLASKATSAEVNTKLFAEDVESALYSAWEAVQADIAAFVAEGRAAEAIEKLAGLKTPINAYFDKVMVMAEDEAVRINRLATLSAIAGSVLKVADLTKLVW
- the ybeY gene encoding rRNA maturation RNase YbeY; the protein is MSLQLGWINDQDKIEISEDFIGVLDKLLQLAAEAEGITEGEVTLTFVDDEEIHQLNREYRNIDRPTDVLSFSMQEETDEELEIIYEVENENEQIPFEGMLGDIIISAERAKLQSEEYGHSLERELAFLFVHGFLHLIGYDHQDEASEAVMTEKQEAALLQVGLTR
- a CDS encoding diacylglycerol kinase family protein encodes the protein MSKLLRSFSYAFAGIGAGIRTQANMRIHICAAIIVNAAGILVHLERFEWLVIILMQAAVMAAELVNTAVEHVVDLASPEQHPLAKAAKDTAAGAVLILAIAAVIIGLIVFVPHLWP
- a CDS encoding pyruvate, water dikinase regulatory protein, giving the protein MAAEMQPDVIIYVVSDSAGDTGELVVRAAVAQFHPLNADIRRAPFVHDEASLMRFILLAKEHGAIILYTLVLPALRDRMVELALQHQVTAIDLLGSLIASLEEKTNRKSRQEPGLNHVLDENYFRKVDAVEFAVKYDDMRDTTGILKADIVLVGVSRTSKTPLSMYLAHKQFKVANVPLMPELQPPEELFQIPKEKVVGLTIDVNYLNGIRKERLKALGLPDSAAYATTSRIEREIEYAAKITDRIGCLVIDVSHRAVEETASLILEYIESN
- a CDS encoding YqzL family protein, coding for MRNFSWKYFALTGDVEAFMLYKEIEEQAAGADASSSEEDGEAAVETDSAL